The following coding sequences are from one Aliarcobacter skirrowii CCUG 10374 window:
- a CDS encoding YceI family protein, whose protein sequence is MNLLTKITGSLVLATALLGAAEYKVDNAHSNVGFTVKHMMITNVHGNFKTYDAIMDFDEKNRTFKNLKATIDTTSIYTGIEKRDDHLRSDDFFASDKFPKMTFEMTSYKADGDDGKMTGNLTIRGVTKKVTLEVEDIAILGDKIGFSMEGKINRTDFGLKWNKAIELGGVAVAEEVKIKVDVEAQRK, encoded by the coding sequence ATGAATTTATTAACAAAAATAACAGGTAGTTTAGTATTAGCAACTGCTTTATTGGGAGCTGCAGAGTATAAAGTAGATAATGCACACTCAAATGTAGGATTTACAGTAAAACATATGATGATTACAAATGTTCATGGTAATTTCAAAACTTATGATGCAATAATGGATTTTGATGAGAAAAATAGAACTTTTAAAAATTTGAAAGCTACTATTGATACAACATCAATTTATACTGGGATTGAAAAAAGAGATGATCATTTAAGAAGTGATGATTTCTTTGCTAGTGATAAATTTCCTAAAATGACATTTGAGATGACATCATATAAAGCAGATGGTGATGATGGAAAAATGACTGGAAATCTAACTATTAGAGGAGTTACAAAGAAAGTAACTTTAGAGGTTGAAGATATAGCTATTTTAGGAGATAAAATTGGTTTTTCTATGGAAGGAAAAATAAATAGAACTGATTTTGGTCTAAAATGGAACAAGGCTATTGAACTTGGTGGTGTTGCAGTTGCTGAAGAGGTAAAAATTAAAGTTGATGTAGAGGCTCAAAGAAAGTAG
- a CDS encoding homoserine dehydrogenase, whose product MLKVGIIGVGTVGTSVANILIDNKNIITARAGVEIVPHIGVVSNLDKKRDVSIKLTTDINEVLEDDSIDIVVELMGGIEKPYEIVKRALENGKAVVTANKALLAYHRYELQELASDTPFEFEAAVAGGIPIINALRDGLSANNIKSIQGIMNGTCNFMLTKMINEGASYDQILKEAQELGYAEADPTFDVGGFDTAHKLLILGSIAYGIDVKPEEILIEGIQNISKIDIEFAKEFEYNIKLLGIAKKVGNEIELRVHPVLVPLDKMIAKVDGVMNGVSVVGDKVGETMYYGAGAGGDATASAVIANIIDIARRGKGSPMLGFEKQVGTQPTLMAKDDIKTKYYLRLEVADKSGTLAKVAKIFGDNDISIENMMQKSLKREKANLLLTTHTCVEKDIKKAIDELEHSKVVLTKPAMIRIED is encoded by the coding sequence ATGCTTAAAGTTGGAATTATTGGTGTTGGAACAGTTGGAACAAGTGTTGCAAATATTTTAATAGATAATAAAAATATTATAACAGCACGAGCTGGAGTTGAGATTGTTCCACACATTGGAGTAGTTTCAAATTTAGATAAAAAAAGAGATGTTAGTATTAAATTAACTACAGATATAAATGAAGTTTTAGAAGATGATAGCATTGATATTGTAGTTGAGCTTATGGGTGGAATTGAAAAACCTTATGAGATTGTAAAAAGAGCTTTAGAAAATGGTAAAGCGGTAGTTACAGCAAATAAAGCACTTCTTGCTTATCATAGATATGAGTTACAAGAGCTTGCAAGTGATACGCCATTTGAGTTTGAAGCAGCTGTTGCTGGTGGAATTCCAATAATAAATGCTTTAAGAGATGGTTTAAGTGCAAATAATATCAAATCTATTCAAGGGATTATGAATGGAACTTGTAACTTTATGCTTACAAAAATGATAAACGAGGGTGCTAGTTATGACCAAATTTTAAAAGAGGCTCAAGAGCTAGGTTATGCAGAAGCAGATCCTACTTTTGATGTAGGTGGATTTGATACAGCTCATAAACTTTTAATTTTGGGTTCAATTGCTTATGGAATTGATGTAAAACCTGAGGAGATTTTAATTGAAGGTATTCAAAATATCTCTAAAATTGATATAGAGTTTGCAAAAGAGTTTGAATACAATATAAAACTGCTTGGAATTGCAAAAAAAGTAGGAAATGAAATAGAGTTAAGAGTTCATCCTGTTTTAGTTCCTCTTGATAAGATGATTGCAAAAGTTGATGGTGTTATGAATGGTGTTTCTGTTGTTGGAGATAAAGTAGGGGAGACTATGTATTATGGAGCAGGAGCTGGTGGTGATGCAACTGCTAGTGCTGTTATTGCAAATATAATTGATATTGCTAGACGAGGGAAAGGCTCTCCTATGCTTGGTTTTGAAAAACAAGTAGGAACTCAACCAACTTTAATGGCAAAAGATGATATTAAAACAAAATATTACTTAAGACTTGAAGTAGCTGATAAAAGTGGAACTTTGGCAAAAGTTGCAAAAATATTTGGTGATAATGATATATCTATAGAGAATATGATGCAAAAATCTCTTAAGCGTGAAAAAGCGAATCTACTTCTAACAACTCACACTTGTGTAGAAAAAGATATTAAAAAAGCTATTGATGAACTTGAACACTCAAAAGTGGTTTTAACAAAACCAGCTATGATAAGAATAGAGGATTAA